A genomic window from Sulfurimonas paralvinellae includes:
- a CDS encoding dipeptide epimerase: MKIEEISLTQEKIPLKTPFITALREVKDVEFIRVKILCDNGAFAYGEAPATKAVTGETLESIKQNITQLQNLLIGHTPQEALSILHASGIGSSAKAALDMALLFLTAKMNNQNLDTYFGISDLGAIKTDITISLNAEQKMLLDAKKALREGKDILKVKLGSDIMHAVEVTKMLSRELPHAKLLIDANQAWSLKDSLYYLREVKQYTLELIEQPVVADDLEALKKITHASSVPILADEAVFTLDDVKRVVEDDYADMINIKLMKCGGVTKAIEILEYARDKNVVCMLGSMLEGPYSINAALYLAFAYRDVIRYVDLDSPLLYKELPTELDFNYEANTITFQPALR, from the coding sequence ATGAAGATAGAAGAGATATCCCTCACGCAAGAAAAGATTCCTCTTAAAACACCTTTTATAACTGCCTTGCGTGAGGTAAAGGATGTAGAGTTTATCCGTGTGAAAATTCTCTGTGACAACGGAGCTTTTGCTTACGGTGAAGCACCGGCGACCAAGGCGGTTACCGGTGAAACACTTGAATCCATCAAGCAGAATATCACACAACTGCAAAATTTACTCATAGGCCATACTCCCCAAGAGGCACTTTCAATTCTGCATGCAAGCGGCATTGGCTCAAGCGCAAAAGCGGCTTTGGATATGGCGCTTCTTTTTTTAACGGCTAAGATGAACAACCAGAATCTCGATACATATTTTGGTATCAGTGATTTGGGTGCAATAAAAACAGATATCACTATCAGCCTCAATGCAGAGCAAAAGATGCTTTTGGATGCAAAAAAAGCTCTGCGTGAGGGAAAAGATATCTTAAAAGTGAAGCTCGGCTCTGACATCATGCATGCCGTAGAGGTAACTAAAATGCTCTCACGTGAGCTGCCTCATGCAAAACTTTTGATAGATGCCAATCAGGCATGGAGTTTGAAAGATTCACTCTATTATCTGCGTGAGGTGAAGCAATACACTCTGGAGCTTATCGAGCAGCCAGTGGTTGCAGATGATCTGGAAGCACTTAAAAAGATAACTCACGCAAGCAGTGTACCTATCCTAGCGGATGAGGCTGTATTTACTTTGGATGATGTCAAACGCGTTGTCGAAGACGATTATGCCGATATGATCAACATTAAACTTATGAAGTGCGGCGGCGTTACCAAAGCCATAGAGATTTTAGAGTATGCCAGAGATAAAAATGTTGTTTGTATGCTTGGGTCGATGCTCGAAGGTCCATACTCCATCAATGCAGCACTCTATCTGGCTTTTGCCTATCGAGATGTCATCAGATATGTTGATCTCGATTCACCGCTGCTCTATAAAGAGCTGCCAACTGAGTTGGATTTTAATTATGAAGCCAACACAATTACTTTTCAGCCGGCTTTGCGATAA
- the nhaA gene encoding Na+/H+ antiporter NhaA: MRIYAPWEKAFQRIYTPFEHFLHAQTTTGLVLMGTTILALVIANSPLYEAYEHIIHTTIEFGIGSLEIKNSLSHWINDGLMAIFFFMIGLEIKREILVGELSNIKVAILPILAAIGGMIIPALIFMFINNGGVGAGGWGIPMATDIAFAISALVLLKNRVSPALVTFLVALAIVDDLGAVLVIAFFYTSQIHLDFLLSAGSMFLIMVVLNRFGIHAILPYLIIGLLLWFFMLESGIHATIAGVIAAFAIPSKPKIPPIDFTQHTKNLLDEYDSYPVATDHTMHEEQKAILQNIKDRIDAVGSPAARLERSLHLPVSLIVIPLFALANAGIRIDFSSIGNVIFEPISLGIILGLIGGKILGIFGVAFLSIKAGLAKLPQDSSMSQIFGVGALGGIGFTMSIFVADLAFAGSPKLIFQAKIGILTASLLAGALGFIWLRFIAKPAEK, from the coding sequence ATGCGAATATATGCACCGTGGGAAAAAGCCTTTCAACGAATATACACGCCGTTTGAACACTTTTTACATGCCCAGACAACGACCGGTCTTGTCTTAATGGGAACAACCATTCTTGCTCTTGTTATTGCAAACTCTCCGCTATATGAAGCCTATGAGCATATCATCCACACAACAATAGAATTTGGCATAGGCTCTCTTGAGATAAAAAATTCACTGAGCCACTGGATAAACGACGGTTTGATGGCCATCTTTTTCTTTATGATAGGACTGGAGATAAAACGTGAGATTTTAGTAGGAGAGCTCTCAAACATCAAAGTGGCCATCCTGCCTATTTTAGCTGCAATCGGAGGTATGATAATTCCAGCACTTATCTTTATGTTCATAAACAACGGGGGTGTCGGAGCAGGTGGTTGGGGAATTCCAATGGCCACAGACATCGCTTTTGCCATCTCGGCACTTGTTCTGCTCAAGAATAGAGTTTCCCCTGCTCTTGTGACATTTCTTGTAGCCCTTGCCATTGTCGATGACCTTGGTGCGGTTTTAGTCATAGCCTTTTTTTACACCTCACAAATCCATCTTGATTTTCTACTCTCAGCCGGTAGTATGTTTTTGATCATGGTCGTTTTAAACCGTTTTGGTATTCATGCCATTCTTCCTTATCTCATAATAGGACTTTTACTGTGGTTCTTTATGCTCGAATCGGGTATTCACGCAACGATTGCAGGTGTTATTGCAGCCTTTGCCATACCGTCAAAGCCGAAAATTCCGCCTATTGACTTCACGCAGCATACCAAGAACCTGCTCGATGAGTATGACAGCTACCCTGTTGCGACAGATCACACCATGCATGAAGAACAAAAAGCGATTTTGCAAAATATCAAAGACAGAATCGATGCCGTCGGTTCTCCCGCTGCAAGATTAGAACGCTCATTACATCTACCTGTAAGTCTTATTGTTATTCCGCTTTTTGCACTTGCCAATGCCGGAATCCGTATTGATTTCTCTTCCATTGGTAATGTTATATTTGAACCGATCTCACTCGGTATCATACTGGGGCTTATTGGCGGGAAAATATTAGGTATTTTCGGTGTTGCCTTTCTCTCCATCAAAGCAGGGTTAGCAAAACTGCCACAGGATAGCTCCATGAGTCAGATCTTTGGTGTTGGAGCCCTTGGCGGTATCGGTTTTACGATGAGTATCTTTGTGGCCGATCTTGCCTTTGCAGGGTCTCCTAAACTTATCTTTCAGGCAAAGATAGGTATCTTAACGGCTTCTCTGCTCGCAGGTGCACTTGGCTTTATCTGGCTTCGTTTTATCGCAAAGCCGGCTGAAAAGTAA
- a CDS encoding DUF819 domain-containing protein — MIETPLAYLFVIAASVTFFHLLATKTKLQIFEYLPAVVMIYAFMMLLASLGTFHYNADINNVYKLTKTNLLPAMLFLMLLEIDLRHFLKLGKKLLIAYALAVVSIAVGFIAVAFVFHFNHDMSAAFGALAGSWMGGTANMVAVGSALGVSEDAFAYALVVDSVNYTLWVMFLLALVPFAKVFNRFTKSEANLAYLSEIGCACAMGAKRYWLLIALALFASLASQVLANYITLLNHTTTIVIIATLMGVGASYTPLRELNGSSEVATTMLYIIIALIGSKAVIEDFSGLGIYVIAGFVILLTHALLMVLGAKIFKLDLFSIAVASLANIGGVASAPILAATYNKKLVSVGVLMAIMGYLIGTFGGLLVGDILLKMS; from the coding sequence TTGATAGAAACTCCTTTGGCATACCTTTTCGTTATCGCTGCGAGCGTAACTTTTTTTCATCTACTAGCGACAAAAACGAAACTGCAGATCTTTGAGTACCTTCCTGCCGTGGTTATGATCTATGCTTTTATGATGTTGCTTGCCTCGCTTGGAACATTTCACTATAACGCCGATATCAACAATGTTTACAAACTCACAAAGACAAATTTGCTGCCTGCCATGCTTTTTTTAATGCTTTTGGAGATTGACCTCAGACACTTTTTAAAACTTGGCAAAAAACTGCTTATCGCATACGCTCTTGCTGTTGTCTCCATTGCTGTCGGCTTTATAGCTGTTGCTTTTGTCTTTCATTTTAACCATGATATGTCGGCGGCTTTTGGTGCGTTGGCCGGCAGCTGGATGGGAGGCACGGCCAATATGGTGGCCGTCGGTAGTGCGTTAGGCGTGAGTGAAGATGCTTTTGCCTATGCGCTTGTTGTTGACAGTGTGAACTATACGCTTTGGGTGATGTTTCTGCTGGCCCTCGTGCCCTTTGCCAAAGTTTTCAACCGTTTTACGAAGAGTGAAGCAAATCTTGCCTATCTCAGTGAAATAGGCTGTGCCTGTGCCATGGGAGCGAAGCGTTACTGGCTGCTTATCGCTCTGGCACTTTTTGCTTCATTGGCTTCTCAGGTCTTGGCAAACTATATAACGTTGCTCAACCATACGACAACTATTGTTATCATTGCAACCCTTATGGGAGTCGGCGCATCTTATACTCCTCTGCGTGAGCTTAACGGCTCAAGTGAGGTAGCAACGACGATGCTCTACATTATCATAGCACTGATCGGTTCAAAAGCGGTCATAGAGGATTTCAGTGGTCTTGGCATCTATGTCATAGCAGGCTTTGTGATTTTACTCACGCATGCGCTGCTTATGGTTCTTGGTGCGAAGATCTTTAAACTCGATCTTTTCAGCATCGCCGTTGCCTCTTTGGCAAATATCGGCGGGGTTGCCTCTGCGCCAATTTTGGCCGCAACATATAACAAAAAGCTTGTGAGTGTCGGTGTGTTGATGGCGATTATGGGCTATCTCATCGGAACTTTCGGCGGACTGCTTGTGGGGGATATACTTCTGAAAATGTCGTAG
- a CDS encoding AAA family ATPase has translation MKASEIIKALEALVEQKVPVFLWGAPGIGKSSIVKQIAQKKGVDFIDLRLALMDPTDLKGIPFYDKESHSALWAPPAFLPREGEGILFLDELNSAAPAVQSSAYQLILDRRVGEYELPDGWAIVAAGNREGDRGVTYTMPAPLANRFVHFELDVNVDDWREWAYKSNLDARIIAYISYKNEHLFTFDASKREKSFATPRSWEYVHNILQSGVAAELLLDVISGAVGKEAAVGFLSFIKVMDKLPDLDAILQEKLREYPQEIDVLYALSSGIVSKYLQNPDEKILENILEYSLELKSEFAVLIVQDLQRNAVRMEHLPAFSEWVKQFAYLLV, from the coding sequence ATGAAAGCAAGTGAAATAATAAAAGCTCTAGAAGCACTCGTAGAACAAAAAGTTCCCGTTTTTTTATGGGGTGCACCGGGGATAGGAAAATCTTCCATCGTTAAGCAGATCGCGCAAAAAAAAGGTGTAGATTTTATTGACCTGCGACTAGCCCTTATGGATCCCACAGATCTTAAAGGCATACCTTTTTATGACAAAGAATCTCACTCGGCACTCTGGGCACCGCCTGCATTTTTGCCGCGTGAGGGAGAAGGAATCTTATTTTTGGATGAGCTCAATTCTGCTGCTCCTGCCGTGCAGTCTTCGGCGTATCAGCTGATACTTGACAGAAGAGTCGGAGAATATGAACTGCCTGATGGCTGGGCGATAGTAGCTGCGGGTAATCGCGAAGGTGATAGGGGTGTGACATACACAATGCCAGCACCGCTTGCAAATAGATTTGTCCACTTTGAACTTGATGTAAATGTCGATGATTGGCGTGAGTGGGCGTATAAAAGCAATCTTGATGCGCGAATCATCGCATATATCTCTTATAAAAATGAGCATCTCTTTACCTTTGATGCCTCAAAGAGAGAAAAGAGTTTTGCCACACCGAGAAGCTGGGAGTATGTCCATAATATTTTACAAAGCGGCGTTGCAGCAGAGCTGCTGCTCGATGTGATTAGTGGTGCTGTTGGCAAAGAGGCGGCGGTAGGTTTTCTCTCCTTTATAAAAGTGATGGATAAACTGCCCGATCTTGATGCCATACTCCAAGAGAAGCTGCGTGAGTATCCCCAAGAGATAGATGTCTTGTATGCGCTTAGTTCGGGAATAGTGAGCAAATACCTGCAAAATCCTGATGAGAAGATATTGGAGAATATTTTAGAGTATTCACTGGAACTTAAAAGCGAGTTTGCTGTCCTTATTGTGCAGGATCTGCAGCGCAATGCTGTGCGAATGGAACACCTGCCGGCTTTTAGCGAGTGGGTAAAGCAGTTCGCATATCTCTTGGTATAG
- a CDS encoding GGDEF domain-containing response regulator, translated as MQEQKERILVVEDNKTLAKLIAKKLEHSLEMQVDVAYTLAETKLFFARYDYFLTILDVNLPDAPNGEVIDYALSKKKHVIVLSANIDKDFRAKMLKKNIIDYVNKSGKGDIDYIINAIERLRKNRKHKVLVVDDSLVFRKQMESMLKNLFFEVISVAHGEEAMGMLQAKPDISMVLTDYNMPVMNGLDLTIQIRQTYTKNELSILALSSNEDDEITALFLKHGANDYIKKPFSKEEFSVRVNNSIEALENIQEILNYANRDYLTGLYNRRYFFNTIPEYLENAKDSGEKYAIAMIDIDHFKKVNDTYGHDVGDKVIVVLADLLRSSTNVHDIVARFGGEEFCVVLKNINRYSAQEIFERIRIEVQNHTVEIDKETYVNFTISIGALIYNEEETLEENINEADMLLYNAKKEGRNRLVFQA; from the coding sequence ATGCAAGAACAAAAAGAACGCATCCTAGTTGTTGAAGACAATAAGACTTTGGCAAAACTCATAGCAAAAAAATTGGAACACTCTCTTGAGATGCAGGTTGATGTTGCCTATACACTTGCTGAGACGAAGCTCTTCTTTGCCCGTTATGATTATTTTCTCACTATCTTAGATGTCAATCTTCCCGATGCTCCAAACGGTGAAGTCATTGACTATGCCTTGAGCAAAAAGAAACATGTTATCGTACTCAGTGCGAACATCGACAAAGATTTCCGTGCCAAAATGCTCAAAAAGAACATTATTGACTATGTTAATAAAAGCGGTAAAGGAGATATTGACTATATTATCAATGCCATCGAGAGACTGCGAAAAAACAGAAAGCATAAAGTCCTTGTCGTTGATGATTCACTCGTTTTTAGAAAACAGATGGAATCAATGCTGAAGAATCTTTTCTTTGAGGTCATTAGTGTTGCTCACGGAGAAGAAGCGATGGGAATGCTGCAGGCAAAACCCGACATCTCCATGGTTCTCACAGACTATAATATGCCGGTTATGAACGGTCTTGATCTGACAATACAGATACGACAAACCTATACGAAAAATGAGCTCTCTATTTTGGCACTTTCCTCAAATGAGGATGATGAAATCACAGCACTCTTTTTAAAACATGGAGCCAACGACTACATCAAGAAGCCTTTTTCCAAAGAAGAGTTTTCCGTGCGTGTCAACAACTCAATCGAAGCCCTTGAAAATATTCAGGAGATTCTCAACTATGCAAACCGTGACTATCTTACAGGACTCTACAATAGGCGCTACTTTTTCAATACTATTCCCGAATATCTTGAAAATGCCAAAGATAGCGGAGAAAAATATGCTATTGCAATGATAGACATAGACCACTTTAAAAAGGTGAATGACACATACGGTCATGATGTAGGTGATAAAGTCATTGTCGTCCTTGCCGATCTTTTACGAAGCAGTACCAATGTCCATGATATCGTTGCTCGATTTGGCGGAGAAGAATTTTGTGTTGTTCTTAAAAATATCAACCGCTACAGCGCTCAAGAGATCTTTGAAAGAATACGCATAGAAGTTCAAAATCACACTGTCGAAATAGATAAAGAGACTTATGTCAATTTCACCATCTCCATAGGAGCACTCATCTATAACGAAGAGGAGACGCTTGAAGAGAACATTAATGAAGCGGACATGCTGCTTTATAATGCAAAAAAAGAGGGACGCAACCGACTTGTATTTCAAGCTTAG
- a CDS encoding vWA domain-containing protein, giving the protein MTTQEKISQAKAKLLVEYPYFGTLATKLELVVNDDIESFKSNGVKLEYREEYLKELELPEIEFILANGAMHATLSHDMRKQKRSGWLWQMATDIAINDMLLQNEMQMPYGAQYRKRFSGMYAEEIYAQLKDDILREDEDLEYEADDSEDVEKKENEKQQETSEQQLQEEILQEQLLAEEAISLLESKLQSGEAPVSIERFFNIEGFGKVDWREELREALDRYMRDDYALIPPSKKLLYQGIYLPSNISRTFVLVIAIDSSGSIDEMLLSEFLSEVEFLMQQVQNYKIGLLICDDKVHSHQTFESGEHLDVRVKGSGSTDFRPVFSYIDEKLDDVKLLLYFTDLEGIFPKEAPNYSVKWVTPKEADVPFGELLLLDS; this is encoded by the coding sequence ATGACAACACAAGAGAAGATCTCGCAGGCAAAGGCGAAGCTTTTAGTGGAGTATCCTTACTTTGGTACACTCGCTACAAAGCTTGAACTGGTTGTCAATGACGACATAGAATCGTTTAAAAGCAATGGCGTCAAGCTTGAATATAGAGAAGAGTATCTTAAAGAATTGGAACTTCCTGAGATAGAGTTCATTCTGGCAAACGGTGCGATGCATGCGACACTTTCCCATGATATGCGTAAACAAAAGCGCAGTGGCTGGCTATGGCAGATGGCAACGGACATCGCTATTAATGATATGCTTTTACAAAACGAGATGCAGATGCCTTACGGTGCACAGTATAGAAAACGATTCAGCGGTATGTACGCCGAAGAGATCTATGCCCAACTCAAAGACGATATTTTGCGTGAGGATGAAGATCTTGAATATGAAGCGGATGATTCTGAAGATGTAGAGAAAAAAGAGAATGAAAAGCAGCAGGAGACTTCAGAGCAGCAGCTTCAAGAAGAAATTCTGCAAGAGCAGCTGCTAGCAGAAGAGGCTATCTCTCTTTTGGAATCAAAACTCCAATCAGGTGAAGCACCTGTATCGATTGAACGATTTTTTAATATAGAGGGATTTGGAAAAGTTGACTGGCGTGAGGAGCTACGTGAGGCACTTGATAGATACATGCGAGATGACTATGCTTTGATACCGCCATCGAAAAAACTGCTCTATCAGGGGATCTATCTGCCTTCCAATATATCACGAACCTTTGTACTGGTGATTGCCATAGACTCATCGGGTTCTATTGATGAAATGCTTTTAAGTGAGTTTTTAAGTGAAGTAGAGTTTTTAATGCAACAGGTACAAAACTATAAAATAGGGCTGCTTATCTGTGACGATAAAGTACATTCACACCAGACGTTTGAGAGTGGTGAACATTTGGATGTTCGTGTAAAAGGGAGTGGTAGTACAGATTTTCGCCCTGTTTTTTCCTATATTGATGAAAAACTCGATGATGTGAAACTACTGCTATATTTTACAGATCTCGAAGGTATATTTCCAAAAGAAGCACCTAATTACAGTGTTAAATGGGTGACGCCAAAAGAGGCTGATGTTCCCTTTGGAGAATTGCTGCTGCTTGATTCCTAA
- a CDS encoding DMT family transporter, which yields MLKHLDNGILFMLGSALISAFNGAITKILSEDISALEIVFFRNLIGIFIILYALKHTPPKLTGGKIHLLFTRGVFGFMAMILFFYTITVIPLGEAITLNKTSPFFVTILAFFLLREHLTLKTLSALIIGFIGVILIVKPFGLSFSYAHFLGILGGFFAAAAYTTIKKIKDIYDSRVIVLSFVGMGTLLPGVLFLLSPYVSSPQALNFLFPKFILPSTVNVWLLIALMALISTLSQWLLTKAYSAKNLSVVGVISYTNIPFAIGFGTLLGDTFPDAMTFSGIGLIVLGGILVSRK from the coding sequence ATGCTAAAACATCTCGATAACGGCATACTCTTTATGCTCGGTTCAGCACTTATTTCGGCTTTTAACGGAGCTATTACAAAAATACTCTCAGAAGATATTTCTGCATTGGAGATCGTTTTTTTCAGAAATCTCATTGGGATTTTCATCATACTTTATGCACTTAAACATACCCCACCGAAACTCACAGGAGGAAAGATACATCTGCTCTTTACCCGTGGAGTTTTTGGATTTATGGCGATGATTCTCTTTTTCTATACCATCACGGTCATTCCTTTGGGTGAGGCGATAACGCTCAATAAAACTTCGCCTTTCTTTGTGACGATTCTTGCATTTTTTCTTTTGCGTGAGCATCTTACTCTCAAAACACTGAGTGCTTTGATCATAGGTTTTATAGGTGTCATTTTGATAGTGAAACCTTTTGGACTGAGCTTTTCTTATGCGCATTTTTTGGGAATCCTCGGCGGATTTTTTGCAGCGGCAGCCTATACGACCATCAAGAAGATAAAAGACATTTATGACTCCCGCGTTATTGTACTCTCCTTTGTCGGTATGGGAACGCTGCTGCCGGGAGTATTGTTTTTACTTTCGCCCTATGTCTCTTCTCCACAGGCTTTAAACTTTTTATTTCCCAAGTTCATTCTACCTTCAACAGTGAATGTATGGTTATTAATAGCACTCATGGCACTCATATCAACACTCTCTCAGTGGTTGTTGACAAAAGCTTATAGTGCAAAGAATCTGAGTGTAGTGGGTGTGATAAGCTATACCAACATCCCCTTTGCCATCGGCTTTGGAACACTTTTGGGTGACACTTTTCCGGATGCTATGACATTCAGCGGTATTGGACTCATTGTTCTTGGAGGCATATTAGTCAGCAGAAAATAA
- a CDS encoding YceI family protein, producing the protein MLKIFFSLLLFIASANALEEMGIKGTGGCVLSQNNHVEVGFTAYKTPLKIGVGGTFDKVSYTPNKISGSSFRDLFVGSSVVIDTKSVNSHNKGRDAKLVKFFFDNMSSQTITAEITGYTPDKRYKGKPKTGIFMVAVTMNGVTRNVPMRYSYFQGKMKAEGVIDLFDFSANRSLQAINKACYELHQGKTWNDVTISFTTEVKASLCHAK; encoded by the coding sequence ATGTTAAAAATATTTTTCTCTCTATTGCTTTTCATAGCGAGTGCAAATGCTCTTGAAGAGATGGGAATTAAAGGCACAGGCGGCTGTGTATTGTCACAGAACAATCATGTCGAAGTTGGGTTTACGGCTTATAAAACACCGCTTAAAATCGGTGTCGGCGGAACTTTTGATAAAGTCAGTTACACGCCAAACAAAATAAGCGGCAGTAGTTTTCGTGATCTTTTTGTCGGATCTTCTGTGGTTATTGACACAAAGAGTGTAAACTCACACAATAAAGGGCGTGATGCCAAACTGGTCAAGTTCTTCTTTGACAATATGAGCTCACAGACAATTACGGCTGAAATTACGGGCTATACACCGGACAAACGTTATAAAGGAAAACCAAAAACAGGTATATTTATGGTTGCGGTAACGATGAACGGTGTGACAAGAAATGTACCGATGCGATACAGCTACTTTCAAGGGAAAATGAAAGCCGAAGGTGTTATAGACCTTTTTGATTTTAGTGCGAACAGATCGCTTCAGGCTATTAACAAAGCATGCTACGAACTGCACCAGGGAAAAACATGGAATGATGTCACCATCTCCTTTACAACAGAGGTAAAAGCTAGCCTTTGCCATGCAAAATAA
- a CDS encoding ATP-dependent DNA helicase, translating into MNYLPKILEKLQTKKHVFLTGGAGVGKTTATRQVIQEYEADAKKVAKLASTGMAATLIGGQTLHSFFDLGIAADIDELEKNGKGELKKKIKKLILSMDLIVIDEISMVSDRLFEMIAFRLEQAGYKGKILLVGDFLQLPPVVRGSSDVHYAFESPLWKQFAFEIIELTHVYRTDDKEFIELLNHVRFGNVDEAVHNQLNSFIKPLPNDFSQFTFLFGKNASATRHNKGQLEHIESELFVKEAQIIKHKKSTVEREIERFMDDARIEKELSLKIGAPVLFSRNAWNYFNGERGEIVNIDDSYVYVQKADGKVVKLEQVAQSKSAWREKSVGGKKEMVEEELFTVYQYPIKLAFAITIHKSQGMSIEDLIIDTQEIFAPSQFYVALSRASNPKRLTLIAPSRQWYELAFVNQKAMQFVKEV; encoded by the coding sequence ATGAATTATTTGCCGAAAATTTTAGAAAAACTGCAAACCAAAAAACATGTTTTTTTAACAGGTGGTGCAGGGGTAGGAAAGACCACCGCAACACGTCAGGTCATACAGGAGTATGAAGCAGATGCCAAAAAAGTGGCAAAATTGGCTTCGACGGGAATGGCGGCAACACTTATCGGCGGGCAGACACTACACAGCTTTTTCGATCTTGGAATTGCTGCAGACATTGATGAACTTGAAAAAAACGGCAAGGGTGAGCTCAAAAAAAAGATCAAGAAGTTAATTCTCTCTATGGATCTCATCGTCATTGATGAGATCTCGATGGTGAGTGACAGGCTTTTTGAGATGATAGCATTTCGGCTCGAGCAGGCCGGATATAAAGGAAAGATCTTGCTTGTCGGAGATTTTTTACAGCTGCCGCCTGTCGTTCGCGGTAGCAGTGACGTGCATTACGCTTTTGAATCACCTCTGTGGAAACAGTTTGCTTTTGAGATAATAGAGTTGACACATGTCTATCGTACAGATGATAAGGAGTTCATTGAGCTTTTAAACCATGTTCGCTTTGGAAATGTCGATGAAGCGGTGCATAATCAGCTTAACAGTTTCATCAAACCGCTGCCCAATGATTTTAGTCAGTTTACTTTTTTATTTGGTAAGAATGCTTCGGCTACACGACACAACAAAGGGCAGCTTGAGCATATAGAGAGTGAGCTTTTTGTAAAAGAGGCCCAGATCATTAAACACAAGAAAAGTACAGTAGAGAGGGAGATAGAGCGTTTTATGGATGATGCTCGTATAGAAAAAGAACTCTCCCTTAAAATTGGTGCACCGGTGCTTTTTTCACGTAATGCATGGAACTATTTTAACGGTGAGAGAGGTGAAATTGTCAACATTGATGATTCCTATGTCTATGTGCAAAAAGCTGACGGTAAAGTAGTGAAGCTCGAGCAGGTCGCGCAAAGTAAATCGGCTTGGAGAGAAAAGAGTGTGGGTGGAAAAAAAGAGATGGTCGAAGAGGAACTTTTCACTGTGTATCAATATCCGATAAAACTTGCATTTGCCATCACCATCCATAAATCACAGGGTATGAGCATCGAAGATCTTATTATCGATACACAGGAGATATTTGCACCTTCACAGTTCTATGTCGCCCTCTCACGTGCAAGCAATCCAAAGAGACTCACGCTCATTGCACCAAGCAGACAGTGGTATGAGTTGGCCTTTGTCAATCAAAAAGCGATGCAGTTCGTAAAAGAAGTCTAA